One part of the Schistocerca cancellata isolate TAMUIC-IGC-003103 chromosome 12, iqSchCanc2.1, whole genome shotgun sequence genome encodes these proteins:
- the LOC126109615 gene encoding V-type proton ATPase subunit F 1 translates to MALHSAYKGKLVSVIGDEDTCVGFLLGGVGEVNKSRHPNFMVVDKNTSVGEIEECFKRFVRRDDIDIILINQNIAEMIRHVIDSHSQPVPAVLEIPSKDHPYDATKDSILRRARGMFNPDDFK, encoded by the exons ATGGCATTACATTCAGCCTACAAAGGAAAACTCGTCTCAGTCATTGGAGATGAG GACACTTGCGTTGGCTTTCTTCTCGGAGGAGTTGGAGAAGTAAATAAAAGCAGACACCCTAACTTCATGGTGGTAGACAAAA ACACCAGTGTTGGTGAAATAGAGGAATGCTTCAAGAGATTTGTGAGGAGAGATGATATTGACATCATACTGATTAACCAGAAT ATTGCCGAGATGATTCGACACGTAATTGACAGCCACTCGCAGCCCGTTCCAGCTGTTCTCGAGATACCCTCCAAGGATCATCCTTACGATGCCACCAAAGACTCGATATTGCGAAGGGCGAGG